The DNA window ATAAGGCCTTTAAGGACTGTAATgttaaagtaaggacgctaagctcAAAAAATTTAGTACGTTGACCCGCCTGTTtctgtctctatcgcacgcacgtaaactatacacggtgtaacacgaggaaaccgaaagattttatacttgacgcggccaatgatgaTCCGTATGACAGTTTCTCGATTTCACTATTGGATAGACTTAATTTGAGAAATAATTGAAGTAAtaggtttttaccgtattttaattactaaattgttacatttctcaatgaaaaatgtgttaaagtaccaaaaataaatcaaaaacattgacattgacagttactccatacaaaatgaactGCCATAGGGATCATCAATGGCCGCGTCAAGTATAACAATGTATTCCTGGTCACATTTAGagattaaaatgtcatataaacttttctggatttcgcctagtttcagagttaacacctattaaaaaaaaactattgtcttagtggaaaacgcctctttgatggcgatgatgccattatggggcgtagtctaaatatcatttttgataggtagatgtcaaaaagtgacaaataacctttgcaaaaaccagattgtacaataaaaaacgtaaaaattcaatttcagtgccagttttaccataacattaactttttatgtccaatacattaaaaaattgaaaaaaaaaaatccatatttaCTTAagctcatataacattttttctttcttttggcctcagaagcaCGTGGTTAAATTATTTCTGGTTCCTCTTTACACCGTGTATTGTTGCCCCACCCATGATGCCAGCGGTCAATGCCACTGTTATCGGGACAGCAGTATAATACGCGTGCTGTAAATATAGGATCAGGCGAgtaaatgtacgaaattctttgtacttagcgtccttactttagtattttttttttatactaagtcggtggcaaacaagcatacggcctgcctgatggtaagcagtatccgtagcctatgtacgcctgcaactccagaggaattacatgcgcgttgccgaccctaatcccctcccaccctcgttgagctctggcaaccttactcaccggcaggaacacaacacgtAGTAtgtaaaaagattaaaaaaaattggttttaaataaaatattatctacaTTGAATTATGAAATTTAGCTTTTATGCACATTAATAAATAGTTAGCGAGTTGTTTCATGAAAAGGcggttaataaaaataagtaatattcaGAAAATTGGCCGTATGGTGACATTGTACACTTTGTCTAACTAACTCTATCTTGAAAacgataatttatttaaaaggtaattatttatcatataaataaaaaaaggttgTGACATAACTCTCTGACCAGACTAAGTGTATGGAAAATGTCGCTTTCCATATTAAAAGATACCTTATGGTAACTGCAtaaggtacattttatataaaaatccatATTTTACTATATAAGTATGAACTAATGTGTTTTGTTCGAGTTTgaactttattattttagtcattaagtgcatttttgtttacttgtttttttataacactaacattttctttcaatggatttttttttcataattatgttaTGAAGACTGTTTTACTGAAATTTTGACTGACATTACAATTGTtgaattgtgttattttaattgtatgaataaaataaatgatatatattttcTACCCAACTATTTAATTCACCTCCtcaaattaatttgtatttacatATATCTCAGTATAATTTAGGGAGTTTTGCAGTTCTAAGGTTATAAATTTAACCTGAGCTTTGGGGCGTATTGAATTGAATCTCTGGCTAAATCTGCAGCTAGACGATTAGGCGTCCTTCCTAAGGTTAAGCAGTACTTCACACCGGGGCAGCTTCTTCAGCTTTACATAGCTCAAGtccgccaagtatcagctagccgccttagattctatagacaaacgcgctaggaagcttattggagatgcgagattggtagaggctagactgcagagcctagaacaccgtagaaaggtagcctgtttatcggtaggTTCTACGCTGCAAGGacgaacaccctgccgacggcgagcggtgcggtgatagaaagcggccgttgacATCATGTCatacaattcttcagagcacagcccattgtacaagcggtagaacacacaaggaggcaaagtgtctccttagacttaaaggctcaataccgcttgtgagtttctTTTAAGAATTTGCTAACATAAACTacccttcttcttcctcgcgttgtcccggcatttgccacggctcatgggagcctggggtccgcttgacaactaatcccaagatttggcgtaggcactagtttttacgaaagcgactgccatcagaccttccaacccagaggataaactaggccttgttgggattagtccggtttcctcacgatgttttccttcaccgaaaagcgactggtaaatatcaaatgatatttcgtacataagttccgaaaaactcattggtacgagccggggtttgaacccgcgacctccggattgcaagtcgcacgctcttaccgctaggccaccagcgcttcaactAATAAACTACCCGAGACCGCAAAAGTTATAAGTTGATCACCGCTGGAAGAACTAATTTAATGGGATCGTAAAAATTCAATCAGTCTTAATTAAAATGGATTAACTGGAAATCATGAGGTTACTCTCAATTGATAGTATGAAGGCGTTAACATTTGTACTGGTTACATACATCTTTTTAAATCGTGAGTATACAGGGTGGATTTTCTTTCTGGGTCAGTGAGGGCAGCTACCAGATCCCGTGCCGCTACGCGAAAAAGGTCTGAGAAGACCTTCCCTCGATTTCAAATTGATGAAGATTGTCGTTCACAGATTTTGGAAAAAACATACAGGGTGCGAGGAAAAGGTCATTTttgataaacttttttttttatgccaatCGATCCCATATATCGTGGATTAAAAGCTTAAAATTTCCGGCTAGAAAAGCCACAAATCGAGATAAAGTTTTCCCATACCATTTGTCtgaaaatgaaaacttattttttacatgctaTTTTATGGCAATCGCTTTCATTCCGGTCCAGTATCAAGTTTTGTAGGGGTCAACTTAAGGCCACACATTAAAGTAaaatttttccatacatttactatggagAAAACgagaaattattagaaatccccttttttttatttttttttcacgtctacactggctgtttcgtgcgcgaggaaattggctcgctctgtgtggacccgcctatttattatattgtccctgtcacacgatgttataacattttataacagtcAATGTGGGAGCACCAGTCACGAAAAATATGAGCAGcgtggcgcggacgcgtgcgatgaactttacctacaatggcacccgcttGCGTGAAACCCGCAGACATTTTGCACTTATCCATTGTTGTACCTGACTACTTGCTAAAATGTTTTACTTCCATCAGATGCGGCTGCGTGGAAAAAACCGAAACCTTTTAACTACACAAAGTAAGTGGGAAAAATAATACCAAGTACCTCAACCGCTCGGAATACAAGACTCAGAACCGGTTttaaatagcggtaaataccggtttattccgctgttactccgaactttcataagaacgcgaactttttaagaactttattataagtattgtaacctaaataaccccgtttattcgacgagcgacgcaagacggtgtgccgcgtaaacaaagacacctaAATTGGAAGAAGCCGGTTTCAAGTTTcaaagaactttatggaaatgttatccttaaaaccggtttaaaaataacggttttaccaccgaaaccgaaattaaaaggttttgcgccaagtacatgacgacggtttggaaatttaaccgatTTCCGAGCCTTGCCTCCATACTTCATATTCCCGGTCCTTTGACTCGCGCCAAAAACCCAACAAAATAGGGAGCAGTGGGCATGACGATAGTAATGTGAcactagagtcggaccaagctatgtcggcagcggttttgatagcccagcctgttgttaagtaaacgtcataatttcatagaagtgtgacgtttaaaataacactttcactttctgggctgtcaaaatcgctgctgacgtatcttggtctgattctacgTCTCTGACTACTTCCCATGCCATTGGTCGAGTATGTAGCCGGTGTAATAAGTtcgtctcatttagtatgggatttagaaacagcgcgccaagcggaacgttatggaaacttaaaatcccatacaaaatgagacttcacacaaacgcgtacgtcacgttacgccatcgaataaatttacactaggggtgctGACTGTAGAGTCCATAAGTGATATCACATCACTAATTGAAAgctgtcacttttgacagctaGATATTGATTGCATCAGAAAATGGAAACAATGTTAGGCAGCTAGTTAAATCTGAATGTATGCGAAAAAAGGATAAATAAAGACAATTGTGGTTTTAAACAATAAGTGTTTTAATTAAGAATCTGTACACTGACCACATTGGCGCCATTCATGTATTATGTACGACATTATAGGGGTGGGGGAGGGCAGGGTTGTTTTTATATAAGATCATAAAAATGCGAAAAGCTAAGATTATAATTTGAAAATTCACGGAATTCGAATCGAATTATTCGATTCCTCCACGAGGAAGCGGTTTTGGTTCTGTggttagttcgtgtcatccacgaacgTTACGAACATGATAATATAAGGCAAGCcacgcgtctttgtgaatgacacggtTTATATACAAGTTTTGTTTTTCAGAATGTCTGCGAACTTGGACAACCCAAACTTCATAAGGGATCGGTTTAAAAGTAATGAATCtacattttgttttactttattgaagtgaaaacttctttagcggcgctgtgcactttttgtgatggggaaaaaaatgttaaactcgcgaccggtcacgtgaccgacagattcgtcagattgaaaattcgtaagacggacacgtgacccgATCGAagaactgttacaatgtcattgaagccagtagaccacCGGCGCGGCGTAGGAGAGGAAGTATCCCCCTCTCTTTCTACCGCGAGGcgaaaatgtatgtaaatgtagtatgtgtgtttattccaaaatatcaaaaatgcacaacgttaatattcaagttttcacttctgccggcactctcttagtgcaacccgttgtttttttttaaactcattCACTGCCAGGTGCCAGGGCGAGTTATGCGTTTTAGTTATGTATGTTATGTTAGTTAGTTATGTAGCCAATAACACGGTTTTCCCCGTTTatagcgaaaagcgcctacgaacagagaactcGCCTAGCGGGTCGTtggcggtgaatgtgttaagtgtACGTTTTCGTAAAATGCGTTGGAATACTTGGAATAAGACTGGGTCAGGAAGACCGGATATTTAATAAACAATCTACAGTAGCCGGCAAACAACTTGACCGTGACCTTGATGCGCAGTAGCGGATTTACGTACAATTCACGCTACTGCGCACTCAAGGTTGGTTCAAGTTGTTTGCCGGCTACTGTACGAAACTACGTCACTGCAAAATTATGGCATAGGTACTTACTACTTTTTATGACTCGAGTAAAATTGGCCTCTAGTATTCGAGTCTTTTAGGCGATATAAGTTACTTTCGAGTTAGTTCACGTTCTGAGGACGTTACTTTCAAGATAGGTCAGTTTTTGAGGACTTCACTTTGCGCAGGCGTCCATTAATTTCATATTAGTCCAATAATCATtcacttaattttatataaagagCGCGTGAAGCGCGCTCTGAATGTCGACCAGAACTTGCAGGCGCCCAGTAGTATGCGAAATCTCGCGCGCTCTTTGATTATCGGGTTTCGTCCGACATTGTAGTGTGAAGGGCCCCGCAGGCGCCCAATCTTATAGTGTAAAATACTGCCACAGACCCCCTAAATGTAGGGAGCGTGCAAAGCAGCCATGTGCCAGCACTGCCAGCAGCTGGAGTCCAGTACCCAGGGgactaccgcgaaaaccgaaattcacaaattgcggatctttctcttttactaagacgtaattagagtgacagagaaaaacgcCCGCAAAAGACGAACTTCGACTTTCGCGGTTACAGCCCAGTTGAGACAGTGACTAGGGGTATATATACCTacgcgaataaaaaaaattcgttAGCGCGATGTAGAACATTACAAATTCAAAAATCCTCTTGCCTGTTTTTGAATGATACTTCGTACTtagtatttttactataaatGAGTTTATCGAAATTGAAGGTAAGATGGCCTATAGTATAGTTCATGTTAATGTCTGCAGACGAAATCTACAAGCCAATCATGCCGACGAATTTTCGGGAGCGCTTCAACCATCCCTACGCGCCATCTTGGATGGACTACTGCGACCCCTACCACTGCAATGACTACCACAGGGTACCTTTCACCGCTTATAAGTACTTTCATCATAACTTATTATTTTCTGTACATGAGCCAATGGTTTTTCCAGGATGTAAAACTATTGAGatttgatggaatctaaaatactAGACGAAGACAAAGTTATTACGTTACCCGTAAACCACGAACGCTATTAAGGGTTCCGAACGTCgggatgtatgtatgtttattaactaaaaccatttactaAAACCCCttaatactgagcaacttttattatggggccaACCCATTTcttggtttaacccattggttgactagtagagaatgccttaaggcattaatttcgccatttgtaccttcatgtattgtgcaataaagattaaataaataaataaccccgaaatcacgaaaacaaaatttactctcccatggAAAATTTCAACGCCAGACCAGCTCAAATGTACGATGTGCCAAATTTTATTTCGTGATGTTTTCGGGGTtgattccatagtaaaagttatacagtatgacctaaatataCGGGTACGGGTTTTAGTTAATCAACATACTATAGTAGGTCGTTACTGTTTAGCCAAGGGATGAAATTAAGCCTTTCAAgcttttagggtcggcaacgcgcataactcctctggagttgcaggcgtacataggctacggagactgcttaccatcaggcgggccgtatgcttgtttgccaccgacgtagtataaaaaaaaagcgatttaaccactctacttttcatttcgaatacgtggaaagtaaaatacatgtattattttaattttaacaacatGACGTAATAATTTCCATTTATtctataacaatatacataatatatatatatatatatacagaggattactataactagcttaagaggctgtcaatacctaaaccgcgcacactgtctatttctatcggagtaaatgagatagcactgtcgcatgttactgggcctgggcaagggaataataagaaaaatatttaaataaaacaaagtggattattagtgtaatattttactcaatagcggtttagatataaatgttttgaaattgtgattttaattgcagacccataagtcaaaacaataaagacataaaaccgattaattgtgattttaagaccaatctttgcaattattttctatcgagccgatttctttcaatcatgtatcgagtacaaccacggtctttgaaatataattaatatgaacatatatttttcttacttgactaaaacaaatagtctttcttaaagaACTGTTTTattaacatcaatttcaaggacattgggtgttgacagcctcttaagggcttgtttcacaatgtccaagtaaagtattggctggctaattaacaaataaattaattgccggataaaacttcctgcaaaacttagcactgtatctaccagttaagcttatttgaacattgtgaaacgccaacgaacactttattcgtcagataagcgGCAAGTAGCTGATTTAGGACTTTACTTGgtcattgtgaaacagaccctaaatctaaaataggcccttgaggcctTGTACTAAGGaagctggcggcatttcctcgttgtatcgcaatactgataccgCCAGCTCGGTCacctgcaaaaaacttgtgcgcgctgggaccccatggacctagagtttcaacggcaaaaaaacaacattactaagtcatttttatagcatttcttaaggatattttcatttaaccatttaagtaaaagtatcgttatttatggaatggggagttaaaatATCAGAATGTATAAAAATCCATTAAAAACCAAATTCCAattacttatcgtaaaaaatgaaaaagtcgtgcttggaaagtaaaatgctctaatgcagaaacgtatcactttctgcacactttttagaacaacaacgaccctctttcagagcatgagaaatgaaaaattaattatacgcgAACGCGATATAATacgtttttatagtttttatttcacaaagttattgttaatattaaaatatccgCCGCGGCGCACGCGTTTTGAtcgcctgagcgcgccgccgcctcggccgagccACGTCTGGCCAGTTTGTGCGCAagaaaattgcctcgcgcgtaagctcactctgtgtggacccgcctattgagtgataatattaacaataactttgtgaaataaaactatgtctCGCTCTCTCGCTCTGTGTGGGGTCCACACTAATACTCATACAACTTGCAGGTGGCGTGCGGAATAAACCGGAAAGAGCGCGTATTCAAATGGTTTCAGAGCGGCTGCCACATCATCCTCAACAACGAGTGCGCCGACTTTAGAGGCAGCCTGAGTAAGAACTACGCGCTCCACGCCGGGCGCATTCGGCGCCCTCATAAGTGGGGCTCTTAGGGCTTACCGCGAGCCACGTTCGACgcgttgcctctctgtcgcacttgtaaattcgtacgtgtgacagggaggcaacgtcgaacgtgattcgcggtaggccctctgcgcGCGCTCCACCGCCGGACACATTCGGCGCCCTCATACCTACTAAAATAGTCTGGCAAAGGCTGACATGCCTAAGTTGGgctctgagggcttaccgcgagccacgttcgacgtgttgcctctctgtcgcacttgtaaattcatacgtatgacagggaggcaacacgtcgaacgtgattcgcggtaggcgcTCTGCGCGCGCTCCACCGCCGGACGCATTCGGCGCCCTCATAGCTACTAAAATAGTCTGGCAAAGGCTGACATGCCTAAGTGGGgctctgagggcttaccgcgagccacgttcgacgtgttgcctctctgtcgcagaaaatgtttttttatgcgATTTTCAGAATACGACCAAACCGATACGAAGTTCTGCCATGCCTTCATACTGAACGTCCGGCAAGGTTGCCGCGACTGTGAACCCGACGGAAAGTTGGTCTGCGCCGTCAGCTTGGTGGACAACCATGTTACACTGTTCAGGTTCAattcgttatttattttaagatttcctttatttctcttctTAGGatgaggttttttacaatatggatataaaactaaaggtaaaatataaaacacattaaaaaaaaaacaatacaaaacacaaataaacacattgtaaaaaatctaagtgccgccagcagcggggcagggttCAAGCTGaaggtggtcagggccgcagagaggaaccgccggactatgcGCGCCATGTCCAAGatccgccttctgcatctgacccttgatccagccacctagcgagagtctctcaaggtgttggttgAGACTCTTCctaaacctcgaaatctctggaacagtcctgaaatttggtatgtatatgaATTAAAGGCGCCCTTTTCATGTGACATTTGACTTTTGGGGATCTCGAGGAACtgccgccatcttggaaaatgtgtaccatcctggagacattcgcgttttactctgaAACTACGTTCGCTCTGGAAATATGGTGTAAggcaaaatttaaaaagtccTGTATAtttttgcggaaaaaatacatgtCATAATGTagtgtttacccaggtattggctgttatatttataaatgttgctatgtatttttcgtGTCACTATTATATCACTGTAAATGTGAGGCTACAGTTCTTACAGAAAAATATTTGAACTTTGAATTTCATGAATTTCAGGGACCGATGCGCGCTGCAGTCTACCAACTGCGAGTCCAACACGTTTGACGGTACGTATAgtacgtcagctgccgctccgttggcaGGTTGAACCGTGAGTACGGGGAGTTGGTCTGCGCCATCGACTTGGTAGACAACCATGCATGATACATTGCAGGGACCGAGGGACCGATGTGCGCTGCAGTcagtcagaaataaataataatatgcctTTCTTTTCAGAATACGAAGAAGTGGACATGGGCCTCTGCGTGTTCTATTTAAAAGAGAAAGCTCTGAAAATAAACATGGGTACAAACTAAGGAatcttttatttacatataaaataaacaagtacAACCATAGTACAAGTCCAAACGTCATGgcagttaaaatatataaccaccttaaaaatgatatcaaggc is part of the Cydia pomonella isolate Wapato2018A chromosome 27, ilCydPomo1, whole genome shotgun sequence genome and encodes:
- the LOC133532757 gene encoding uncharacterized protein LOC133532757; this encodes MRLLSIDSMKALTFVLVTYIFLNHAAAWKKPKPFNYTKMSANLDNPNFIRDRFKNEIYKPIMPTNFRERFNHPYAPSWMDYCDPYHCNDYHRVACGINRKERVFKWFQSGCHIILNNECADFRGSLKYDQTDTKFCHAFILNVRQGCRDCEPDGKLVCAVSLVDNHVTLFRDRCALQSTNCESNTFDEYEEVDMGLCVFYLKEKALKINMGTN